A single Catharus ustulatus isolate bCatUst1 chromosome 7, bCatUst1.pri.v2, whole genome shotgun sequence DNA region contains:
- the STRADB gene encoding STE20-related kinase adapter protein beta isoform X2 yields the protein MSCLDCSCILRTPVESIRPEELSQSSTHECLADSDLAWIPPSTGKNEMIFCSSNVSHYELQLEIGRRFNNLTSVYLARHTPTDRQVAVRITDLENCSEEHLKALQNEVVLSHFFQHPNIMTFWTVFTAGSWLWVISPFMAYGSARHLLKTYFPEGMSEALIGNILFGAIRGLNYMHQNGYIHRNIKASHILISEDGLVSLSGLNNLYSLVSNGQKSKVVYDFPQFSTSVLPWLSPELLRQDLSGYNMKSDIYSVGITACELANGHVPFQDMPRTQMLLQKLKGPTYCPWDINTFHRGESRMKNSRSGVDSGIGESMTRTMTSERLQMPFSKTFSPAFHNLVELCLQQDPEKR from the exons ATGTCTTGTTTG GACTGCTCCTGTATTCTCCGTACACCAGTTGAATCAATCAGACCAGAAGAGCTATCTCAGAGCAGCACCCATGAATGCCTG GCCGATTCTGATCTAGCCTGGATTCCCCCATCTACAGGAAAGAATGAAATGATATTTTGCTCTTCTAATGTTTCTCATTATGAACTCCAGCTGGAAATAG GAAGGAGGTTCAACAATTTAACTTCAGTCTACCTTGCACGGCACACACCTACAGACAGGCAAGTTGCTGTAAGGATCACAGACCTTGAAAATTGTTCTGAAGAGCACTTGAAAGCCTTACAG AATGAGGTGGTTTTATCACACTTTTTCCAGCATCCCAACATAATGACATTTTGGACAGTGTTTACAGCTGGAAGCTGGCTATGGGTCATCTCCCCATTCATGGCCTATG GTTCAGCTAGACACCTGCTGAAGACTTACTTTCCTGAAGGAATGAGTGAAGCTTTGATAGGGAACATTCTGTTTGGTGCAATCAGAGGATTAAATTACATGCACCAGAATGGATATATTCACAG GAATATTAAAGCTAGCCACATTCTGATTTCAGAGGATGGGCTGGTTTCTCTCTCTGGTCTAAACAACCTCTACAGTTTAGTTAGCAATGGACAGAAGTCAAAGGTGGTGTATGATTTCCCCCAGTTTAGTACATCTGTGCTTCCTTGGCTGAGTCCTGAATTACTGAGACAG GATTTGTCTGGCTATAACATGAAGTCTGACATTTACAGTGTGGGAATTACAGCATGTGAATTAGCCAATGGACATGTTCCATTTCAAGACATGCCTCGCACTCAG ATGCTGCTGCAAAAGCTGAAAGGTCCCACCTACTGTCCTTGGGATATAAACACCTTTCACCGGGGGGAATCCAGGATGAAGAATTCCCGTTCAGGTGTTGATTCTGGAATTGGTGAAAGCATGACACGCACAATGACCAGTGAAAGACTTCAAATGCccttttccaaaacattttcaCCTGCTTTCCACAACTTGGTAGAACTTTGCTTGCAACAGGACCCTGAGAAAAG atAA
- the STRADB gene encoding STE20-related kinase adapter protein beta isoform X1, with product MSCLDCSCILRTPVESIRPEELSQSSTHECLADSDLAWIPPSTGKNEMIFCSSNVSHYELQLEIGRRFNNLTSVYLARHTPTDRQVAVRITDLENCSEEHLKALQNEVVLSHFFQHPNIMTFWTVFTAGSWLWVISPFMAYGSARHLLKTYFPEGMSEALIGNILFGAIRGLNYMHQNGYIHRNIKASHILISEDGLVSLSGLNNLYSLVSNGQKSKVVYDFPQFSTSVLPWLSPELLRQDLSGYNMKSDIYSVGITACELANGHVPFQDMPRTQMLLQKLKGPTYCPWDINTFHRGESRMKNSRSGVDSGIGESMTRTMTSERLQMPFSKTFSPAFHNLVELCLQQDPEKRPSASSLLSHTFFKQIKEQTQNSLLSLLPPPIQNNRSEFLALPSTAVGRIATNQDDTDWEF from the exons ATGTCTTGTTTG GACTGCTCCTGTATTCTCCGTACACCAGTTGAATCAATCAGACCAGAAGAGCTATCTCAGAGCAGCACCCATGAATGCCTG GCCGATTCTGATCTAGCCTGGATTCCCCCATCTACAGGAAAGAATGAAATGATATTTTGCTCTTCTAATGTTTCTCATTATGAACTCCAGCTGGAAATAG GAAGGAGGTTCAACAATTTAACTTCAGTCTACCTTGCACGGCACACACCTACAGACAGGCAAGTTGCTGTAAGGATCACAGACCTTGAAAATTGTTCTGAAGAGCACTTGAAAGCCTTACAG AATGAGGTGGTTTTATCACACTTTTTCCAGCATCCCAACATAATGACATTTTGGACAGTGTTTACAGCTGGAAGCTGGCTATGGGTCATCTCCCCATTCATGGCCTATG GTTCAGCTAGACACCTGCTGAAGACTTACTTTCCTGAAGGAATGAGTGAAGCTTTGATAGGGAACATTCTGTTTGGTGCAATCAGAGGATTAAATTACATGCACCAGAATGGATATATTCACAG GAATATTAAAGCTAGCCACATTCTGATTTCAGAGGATGGGCTGGTTTCTCTCTCTGGTCTAAACAACCTCTACAGTTTAGTTAGCAATGGACAGAAGTCAAAGGTGGTGTATGATTTCCCCCAGTTTAGTACATCTGTGCTTCCTTGGCTGAGTCCTGAATTACTGAGACAG GATTTGTCTGGCTATAACATGAAGTCTGACATTTACAGTGTGGGAATTACAGCATGTGAATTAGCCAATGGACATGTTCCATTTCAAGACATGCCTCGCACTCAG ATGCTGCTGCAAAAGCTGAAAGGTCCCACCTACTGTCCTTGGGATATAAACACCTTTCACCGGGGGGAATCCAGGATGAAGAATTCCCGTTCAGGTGTTGATTCTGGAATTGGTGAAAGCATGACACGCACAATGACCAGTGAAAGACTTCAAATGCccttttccaaaacattttcaCCTGCTTTCCACAACTTGGTAGAACTTTGCTTGCAACAGGACCCTGAGAAAAG GCCATCAGCAAGCAGTTTGCTTTCGCATACGTTCTTCAAACAG atAAAGGAACAAACACAGAATTCACTACTGTCCCTACTACCACCTCCTATTCAAAATAACAGATCAGAGTTCTTGGCACTGCCCTCAACAGCAGTTGGACGTATTGCTACAAATCAAGATGATACAGACTGGGAATTCTAA